One window of the bacterium genome contains the following:
- a CDS encoding DUF3570 domain-containing protein has protein sequence MRLQVESRLARIVAISGWLCLAAAPARALPSPDDETAGYLVHFFSDVNGVDVVSMFVDYGLATRPGLKASLEWSHDIVIIPAIDAPRGSAEAVDAITTASRPITDADQPYEDYIKTRNALQGSVAWKDVQSGYYVSSESDYFAQMLSFGWDRDLKGDNLNLAAGLSYGWDSIEPLADDGATAAPATRSTMHGSLVATRILDPRTTLRVGAEFDRVSGQQHDPYRSVNAGGAIVRERHPDERLRRDVFVRASRWLGNRSSLKADYRLYGDDWDVSSSTWGLRLAQYVTDDLVIAYRYRYYTQSAAWFYSDDYDLTDGIDGYRTGDYRLGDFGAHLFGGRITWTPSALTRRWNFLHDVQVVLGYERYFNSYNFTASIYETGVSVSF, from the coding sequence ATGCGCCTGCAAGTAGAAAGCAGACTGGCGCGCATCGTCGCGATCTCCGGCTGGCTCTGCCTGGCGGCGGCGCCGGCGCGTGCGCTGCCCTCGCCGGACGACGAGACGGCCGGCTACCTCGTGCACTTCTTCTCCGACGTCAACGGCGTCGACGTCGTCTCGATGTTCGTCGACTACGGACTGGCCACGCGGCCGGGGCTCAAGGCGTCGCTGGAGTGGTCGCACGACATCGTGATCATTCCCGCGATCGACGCCCCGCGCGGCAGTGCCGAGGCGGTCGATGCCATCACCACGGCGAGCCGGCCCATCACCGACGCCGACCAGCCCTACGAGGACTACATCAAGACGCGCAATGCGCTGCAGGGGTCCGTGGCCTGGAAGGACGTGCAGTCGGGCTACTACGTCTCGTCGGAAAGCGACTACTTCGCGCAGATGCTGTCGTTCGGCTGGGACCGCGACCTTAAGGGCGACAACCTGAACCTGGCGGCGGGGCTCAGCTACGGCTGGGACAGCATCGAGCCGCTGGCCGATGACGGCGCCACCGCCGCGCCGGCCACCCGGAGCACGATGCACGGCAGCCTGGTTGCGACCCGCATCCTCGACCCGCGGACGACCCTGCGCGTGGGGGCCGAGTTCGACCGCGTCTCCGGCCAGCAGCACGACCCGTACCGCAGCGTGAACGCCGGCGGCGCCATCGTGCGCGAACGGCATCCCGACGAGCGCCTGCGGCGCGACGTGTTCGTGCGCGCCAGCCGCTGGCTCGGCAACCGTTCGAGCCTGAAGGCCGACTACCGGCTCTACGGCGACGACTGGGACGTCTCGTCGTCCACCTGGGGACTGCGCCTGGCGCAGTACGTGACCGACGACCTGGTGATTGCCTACCGGTACCGGTACTACACGCAGTCGGCGGCCTGGTTCTACAGCGACGACTACGACCTGACTGACGGCATCGATGGCTATCGCACGGGCGACTACCGCCTGGGCGACTTCGGGGCCCACCTGTTCGGCGGGCGCATCACCTGGACGCCCAGTGCGCTGACCCGGCGGTGGAATTTCCTGCACGACGTCCAGGTCGTGCTCGGCTACGAGCGGTACTTCAACTCCTACAACTTCACGGCGAGCATCTACGAGACCGGGGTGAGTGTCTCTTTCTGA
- a CDS encoding DUF4266 domain-containing protein — MSRRRGIGRAARLALAFPILLAGAGCATVRPYEKEHLADPIMVSSADTGAQMREMKWLDAREGSTGGVGGAGGGCACK; from the coding sequence GTGAGCCGGCGGCGCGGCATCGGCAGGGCTGCGCGGCTGGCGCTGGCATTCCCGATCCTGCTGGCCGGGGCCGGCTGCGCCACCGTGCGCCCCTACGAGAAGGAGCATCTCGCCGACCCGATCATGGTCTCGTCGGCCGATACCGGTGCGCAGATGCGCGAGATGAAGTGGCTTGACGCGCGCGAGGGCTCGACCGGCGGCGTCGGCGGAGCGGGGGGCGGATGCGCCTGCAAGTAG
- a CDS encoding PD40 domain-containing protein codes for MNRNLRINRTRKGRRTRAVIALAALATTAAVLTTGGCRRNAPDDVIVQAETTHALVFVKTDGEETLNRSWASGNLYKLAPISPDGVVTPLTSFTGASISDPCVSFDGKKILFSMRAPGQGQRNIWEIGGDGTGLRQVTSGGGHDFDPLYLPDGSIMFTSSRAGFMDEYNHSPSENLYTCNADGSGLKQVSFNMSDDFDPTLMPDGRVVYTRWEHFGTFNRFPLFFCGQDGTRPFHEFGPHNRNFFHAQPTPDGRIIAIESTMVNEDAGPIAVLKLEAGPADPADGDHDHNWNRLTPQVNTDGAPWAYGAFKYPMSLGDGQYVVSYTLPAAEDEQVDYGLYTFHLSQEGAGTDASPATISIDDLTFLYNDPQMNEYDAQLLAPHAAPPVQAKLGDDSVAWGVFSGADVFNRSTNDGQEVPVKGVDQIDRIAIIAGLPTVAGEPIDYSANEFERRALIGYAPVYPDGSFAFKVPAGVPFTFATLDDKGRGFVSKRTWLYAQRGVQERTCVGCHQPRGSGPGSVTNPDPYALTQEPTDLTGPASGYRQINYRDHIAPIVEAKCASCHVETYAQRDTLMPGNVWATVTDTTFAPARLDLTAVPDTTGRMQLVFPRAYINLSGESETSLRQVVEPVFPRRSILIDYVLGVGEAAGQGPHPQSDPLTDEEKEMFNLWVLLGAQYR; via the coding sequence ATGAACCGCAACCTGCGAATCAACAGGACCCGGAAGGGTCGCCGGACACGGGCGGTCATCGCCCTGGCGGCACTGGCGACGACGGCGGCCGTGCTGACGACCGGCGGCTGCCGTCGCAACGCGCCGGATGACGTCATCGTGCAGGCAGAGACCACGCACGCGCTGGTATTCGTCAAGACCGACGGCGAGGAGACGCTCAACCGCAGCTGGGCGAGCGGTAACCTCTACAAGCTGGCGCCCATCTCGCCCGACGGCGTCGTGACGCCACTGACCTCGTTCACCGGCGCCAGCATCAGCGACCCCTGCGTGTCGTTCGACGGCAAGAAGATCCTCTTCTCGATGCGGGCGCCCGGCCAGGGTCAGCGCAACATCTGGGAGATCGGCGGCGACGGCACCGGGCTGCGCCAGGTGACCAGCGGCGGCGGCCACGACTTCGACCCGCTGTATCTGCCCGACGGCTCGATCATGTTCACCAGCAGCCGGGCCGGATTCATGGACGAGTACAACCACTCGCCGTCCGAGAACCTCTACACCTGCAATGCCGACGGCAGCGGACTCAAGCAGGTCAGCTTCAACATGAGCGACGACTTCGATCCGACGCTCATGCCGGACGGCCGCGTGGTCTACACGCGCTGGGAGCACTTCGGGACGTTCAACCGCTTCCCGCTGTTCTTCTGCGGCCAGGACGGCACGCGGCCGTTCCACGAGTTCGGGCCGCACAACCGCAACTTCTTCCACGCACAGCCGACGCCGGACGGCCGCATCATCGCGATCGAGTCGACGATGGTGAACGAGGACGCCGGCCCCATCGCCGTGCTGAAGCTCGAGGCCGGCCCGGCCGACCCTGCCGACGGTGACCACGACCACAACTGGAATCGCCTGACGCCGCAGGTCAATACCGACGGTGCGCCCTGGGCCTACGGCGCCTTCAAGTACCCGATGTCGCTGGGTGACGGGCAGTATGTGGTCTCTTACACGCTGCCGGCCGCCGAGGACGAGCAGGTGGACTACGGCCTGTACACGTTCCACCTGAGCCAGGAGGGCGCCGGCACCGACGCCAGCCCGGCCACCATCTCGATCGACGACTTGACGTTCCTCTACAACGACCCGCAGATGAACGAGTACGACGCGCAGCTGCTGGCCCCGCACGCGGCGCCGCCCGTGCAGGCGAAGCTGGGCGACGACAGCGTGGCCTGGGGCGTGTTCTCGGGTGCCGACGTCTTCAATCGCTCGACGAACGACGGCCAGGAAGTGCCGGTCAAGGGCGTCGACCAGATCGACCGCATCGCCATCATCGCCGGCTTGCCGACCGTGGCCGGCGAACCGATCGACTACTCAGCGAACGAGTTCGAGCGCCGCGCCCTGATCGGCTACGCGCCGGTGTACCCGGACGGCTCGTTTGCCTTCAAGGTGCCGGCCGGCGTGCCCTTCACCTTCGCCACGCTCGACGACAAGGGTCGCGGGTTCGTCTCCAAGCGGACCTGGCTGTACGCGCAGCGCGGCGTGCAGGAGCGCACCTGCGTGGGTTGCCACCAGCCGCGCGGCTCGGGCCCGGGATCGGTCACCAATCCCGATCCGTACGCCCTGACCCAGGAGCCCACCGACCTGACCGGGCCGGCCTCGGGCTACCGTCAGATCAACTACCGCGACCACATCGCGCCCATCGTGGAAGCCAAGTGCGCCTCGTGCCACGTCGAGACGTACGCCCAGCGCGACACGCTGATGCCGGGCAACGTCTGGGCGACGGTGACCGATACCACCTTCGCGCCGGCGCGGCTGGACCTGACCGCCGTGCCCGACACGACCGGCCGCATGCAGCTCGTCTTCCCGCGGGCCTACATCAACCTGTCCGGCGAATCGGAGACGTCGCTGCGCCAGGTCGTGGAGCCGGTGTTCCCGCGGCGCTCGATCCTGATCGACTACGTGCTGGGCGTGGGCGAGGCGGCGGGCCAGGGTCCGCACCCGCAGAGCGACCCGCTGACCGACGAAGAGAAGGAAATGTTCAACCTGTGGGTGCTGCTCGGCGCCCAGTACCGGTAA
- a CDS encoding FAD:protein FMN transferase, with protein MMMLSSRPRLITVAAACLLALAATTVFLRAEADAAATERAVVFRTRTMGAWASLTLVTADSAAVADLARTSLLSLHHTDSLMTNWTTTSEVARINSTAGAGATVVEPEVAAVLALAGDVTAASGGAFDITVEPLVRLWGFIGGTPHVPEAAALAAARGLVGWNRVSFESASGRLGLPDPGMRIDLGGIAKGYGVDRVAALLHRAGVTDALVDLTGNMAAIGTAPGRAPGQEGWVIGIRDPRDRGPYLATIRLRDRCVSTSGDYVQFVSEGGRRFGHILDPRTGWPAHGLSSATVVATQAATADAWSTALFVLGPVEARRVAAAREDIAAVLLEPVPGDRDTLWVESSLLPLVTVAPAFADSLILRSF; from the coding sequence ATGATGATGCTGAGTTCACGACCCCGACTGATCACCGTGGCCGCCGCGTGCCTGCTGGCGCTGGCGGCCACGACCGTTTTCCTGCGCGCGGAGGCCGACGCTGCCGCAACCGAGCGCGCCGTCGTCTTCCGCACGCGCACGATGGGTGCCTGGGCCTCGCTCACGCTGGTGACGGCCGACTCCGCCGCCGTGGCCGACCTCGCCCGCACCTCGCTGCTCTCCCTGCACCACACCGATTCGCTGATGACCAACTGGACCACCACCAGCGAAGTGGCGCGCATCAACAGCACGGCCGGCGCCGGCGCCACCGTCGTCGAGCCCGAAGTCGCGGCGGTGCTGGCGCTCGCGGGTGACGTCACGGCCGCCAGCGGCGGCGCCTTCGACATCACCGTGGAGCCTCTCGTCCGCCTGTGGGGCTTCATCGGCGGCACGCCGCATGTGCCCGAAGCGGCAGCGCTCGCTGCCGCGCGCGGCCTGGTCGGCTGGAACCGTGTGTCGTTCGAGTCCGCGAGTGGTCGTCTCGGGCTGCCTGACCCGGGCATGCGCATCGACCTCGGCGGCATCGCCAAGGGCTACGGTGTCGACCGCGTGGCGGCGCTGCTGCACCGCGCGGGCGTCACCGACGCGCTGGTCGACCTGACGGGCAACATGGCGGCGATCGGCACCGCGCCCGGCCGCGCGCCCGGCCAGGAGGGCTGGGTGATCGGCATCCGCGACCCGCGCGACCGCGGCCCCTACCTGGCGACCATCCGGCTGCGCGATCGCTGCGTTTCCACCTCCGGCGACTACGTGCAGTTCGTGAGCGAGGGCGGTCGCCGCTTCGGTCACATCCTCGACCCGCGCACGGGCTGGCCCGCGCACGGATTGTCGTCGGCGACGGTCGTGGCGACGCAGGCCGCGACGGCCGACGCCTGGTCGACCGCGCTCTTCGTGCTCGGCCCCGTGGAGGCCCGCCGCGTGGCCGCCGCCCGCGAAGACATCGCCGCCGTGCTGCTCGAGCCGGTGCCCGGCGACCGCGACACGCTGTGGGTCGAGTCGTCGCTGCTGCCGCTGGTGACGGTGGCGCCCGCGTTTGCCGACAGCCTCATCCTCCGTTCCTTCTGA
- a CDS encoding TlpA family protein disulfide reductase — protein sequence MVRRPFLAVAGAFLAAGLSGAVIGDATADDRSARLRVRELTTVEGLPTTLAAWDGEILVVNFWASWCAPCRTELATLDEWNAEWVTRGARVVAVSIDSDRARALRFAEDQELALTVLHDGPDGLARELDLPAVPTTYVLDREGEVVLEVQGSGERELKRMRQAVEQLLAVRNERAGL from the coding sequence ATGGTAAGACGTCCATTCCTGGCGGTGGCCGGCGCGTTCCTGGCCGCCGGTCTCAGCGGCGCCGTGATCGGCGATGCGACGGCCGACGACCGCTCGGCCCGGCTGAGGGTCCGCGAGCTGACCACGGTCGAAGGGCTGCCCACCACGCTGGCGGCGTGGGACGGGGAGATCCTGGTAGTGAATTTCTGGGCCAGCTGGTGCGCGCCGTGCCGCACCGAACTGGCGACGCTCGACGAATGGAACGCCGAGTGGGTCACGCGCGGCGCGCGCGTGGTGGCGGTGTCGATCGACAGCGATCGCGCCCGCGCCCTGCGGTTCGCCGAGGACCAGGAACTGGCGCTGACCGTGCTGCACGACGGCCCGGACGGCCTGGCGCGCGAGCTCGACCTGCCGGCCGTGCCCACCACCTACGTCCTCGACCGCGAGGGCGAAGTGGTGCTCGAGGTGCAGGGCAGCGGCGAGCGCGAGCTGAAGCGGATGCGCCAGGCCGTGGAGCAGCTGCTGGCCGTGCGGAACGAAAGGGCGGGCCTGTGA